One segment of Etheostoma cragini isolate CJK2018 chromosome 23, CSU_Ecrag_1.0, whole genome shotgun sequence DNA contains the following:
- the lemd3 gene encoding inner nuclear membrane protein Man1: MASTQLTDEELFSELKRFGFTPGPVTENTRPVYLKKLKKLREEQQQRGSRSGKTRSSGAINSTTGGGNTAGSRPASHDVTHLSSSRRPGRKSSVLGFSSDESDAETPLKRKGLNHSSRSDRSSGFPQQLKIRPVTTPTVAPKSQYGATSTVNSNNSSPGPGGQRSVSLGWGVRARSSPEAEGRDCDESGDDDDYDGGMEKNSRSLNGCGASHLNTSKLAGDYSDSDEEEVGGLGVGDKRRVRLEPRRSHPKAEFPSHVAGIGFQTGGAARQVNPPESLNMVGGRRQEGEKDERRDSDPLGVFRSHNFPRKSIYVSLTEDHGAEAGKNNHVDGEDGASRSSSTSRFAIGLRPRFSNYSSLSQTYRGNQSNHTAPNHSYSQAVLKQKLSVPEDELLQQFKREEVASSGSFSAHYLSMFLLTAACLFFLLLGLMYLRMRGTGSSEVDGVIKNHPFGNDFDSSYAKADKDLILKLLLNLHDHLAHVAGQHDCGDQQHPNRSLSINEASAYLLAQNEEFKGLILTSLEWIIRTGQDVGIRLTAKVADDPVTDVSEISQLESTHPKMPFMCRFRRAFLTVISRVFLIAVVVGFVWSVASYMKYRWRREEEETRQMYDMVERIIDVLRSHSEACQENQDLQPYLPIPHVRDSLVQPQDRKKMKKIWERAERFLSANESRIRKETQRIGGADFLVWRWIQPSLSCDKTSLIPSKVWQGKAFPLDRRNSPPNSLTPCLKIRNMFDPVMEVGENWDLAIHEAILEKCNDNDGIVHIAVDKNSREGCVYVKCLSSEHSGRAFKALHGSWFDGKLVTVKYLRLDRYHQRFPQAQACSTPLKASVNTTSTINTTPHLQHRGSANSSGFS; encoded by the exons ATGGCGTCAACGCAGTTAACGGATGAGGAGCTTTTCTCCGAATTAAAGCGCTTTGGTTTCACTCCAGGCCCGGTTACCGAAAATACTCGCCCGgtatatttgaaaaaattgaagaaGCTTCGGGAAGAGCAACAGCAGCGGGGCTCTAGATCGGGTAAAACGCGTAGCAGCGGGGCCATCAACAGCACCACTGGCGGAGGCAACACGGCGGGATCCAGGCCAGCCAGCCATGACGTCACGCACCTgagctccagcaggagaccGGGCAGGAAGTCCTCCGTCCTCGGCTTCAGCTCCGACGAGTCTGACGCCGAAACtccactgaaaagaaaaggcCTCAATCACAGCAGTAGGTCGGACCGGAGCTCTGGTTTCCCACAACAGCTGAAGATAAGGCCCGTTACAACGCCGACTGTAGCTCCCAAGAGTCAGTATGGCGCTACGAGTACGGTAAATAGCAACAATTCTTCCCCGGGTCCGGGTGGACAGAGAAGTGTCTCCCTGGGCTGGGGAGTTCGTGCCAGATCCAGCCCTGAGGCTGAAGGAAGGGATTGCGACGAATCTGGAGACGACGACGATTATGATGGGGGAATGGAGAAGAACTCTCGCTCTTTAAATGGTTGTGGGGCGTCTCACTTAAACACTAGCAAGCTAGCTGGGGATTACTCAGACTCAGATGAGGAGGAGGTTGGGGGCCTTGGTGTCGGAGACAAACGGCGGGTTAGGTTGGAGCCTAGACGGAGCCACCCTAAAGCGGAGTTTCCTTCCCACGTAGCGGGCATAGGGTTTCAGACGGGTGGGGCAGCCAGACAGGTCAACCCGCCGGAGAGTCTAAATATGGTGGGGGGCCGGAGGCAGGAGGGGGAGAAAGACGAGAGAAGGGACTCGGACCCATTGGGAGTCTTTCGGAGCCACAACTTTCCCAGAAAGTCCATCTACGTGTCCCTCACCGAGGACCATGGAGCAGAGGCCGGGAAAAATAACCACGTCGACGGTGAGGACGGCGCCTCTAGAAGCAGCAGCACTAGTAGGTTCGCCATTGGGTTGAGACCGCGCTTCTCCAACTATAGCAGCCTGTCCCAGACCTACAGGGGCAACCAGTCCAATCACACCGCTCCCAACCACTCATATAGCCAGGCAGTGCTGAAGCAGAAGCTGTCTGTTCCGGAGGATGAGCTGCTCCAGCAGTTTAAAAGGGAGGAGGTTGCCTCCTCTGGTAGCTTTAGCGCTCACTACCTGTCCATGTTCTTGCTCACGGCAGCCTGCCTCTTCTTTTTGCTGCTGGGCCTCATGTACCTCAGGATGAGGGGCACTGGATCTTCGGAGGTAGATGGAGTCA TTAAGAACCACCCTTTTGGCAACGATTTTGACTCTTCTTAT GCAAAGGCGGACAAGGACCTGATCCTGAAGCTGCTGCTCAATCTACATGACCACCTGGCCCACGTCGCTG GCCAGCATGACTGTGGAGACCAGCAGCATCCAAACAGAAGTCTGTCCATTAATGAGGCCTCAGCATATTTACTG GCTCAGAATGAGGAGTTTAAAGGCCTCATTCTTACTTCTCTGGAGTGGATCATCCGGACAGGCCAGGATGTCGGGATAAG gctgaCTGCTAAGGTAGCTGATGATCCAGTGACTGATGTGTCTGAGATCTCTCAGCTGGAGTCCACGCATCCCAAGATGCCCTTCATGTGTCGCTTCCGCCGAGCCTTCCTTACCGTCATCAGCAGAGTCTTCCTAATTGCAGTTG TGGTCGGCTTTGTGTGGAGCGTGGCCTCCTACATGAAGTATcgctggaggagagaggaggaggagaccaGGCAGATGTATGACATGGTGGAGAGGATCATCG ATGTGTTGAGGAGCCACAGTGAGGCTTGCCAAGAGAACCAGGATTTGCAGCCCTACCTGCCGATCCCCCACGTCAGAGACTCGCTGGTTCAGCCTCAGGACCG aaagaaaatgaagaaaatttGGGAGCGGGCTGAGAGGTTTCTCTCAGCCAACGAGTCCAGGATTCGAAAAGAGACTCAGAGGATTGGTGGAGCGGACTTTCTGGTCTGGAGGTGGATTCAGCCTTCTCTCAGTTGTGATAAGACCTCCTTGATCCCCTCCAAAGTCTGGCAGGGAAAAG CTTTCCCATTGGACCGGAGGAACTCACCTCCCAACAGCCTGACTCCATGTCTGAAGATCCGAAACATGTTTGACCCAGTCAT GGAGGTTGGGGAGAACTGGGATCTAGCCATCCATGAGGCCATCCTGGAGAAGTGCAATGACAACGACGGTATTGTCCACATCGCCGTTGACAAGAACTCGCGAGAG GGCTGTGTCTATGTCAAGTGTCTTTCTTCAGAGCACTCAGGGAGGGCCTTCAAGGCACTTCATGGCTCCTGGTTTGATG GTAAGCTGGTGACGGTGAAGTATCTGCGTTTGGACCGATACCACCAGCGCTTCCCACAAGCCCAGGCCTGCAGCACACCTTTGAAGGCCTCCGTGAACACCACAAGCACCATAAACACTACACCCCACCTGCAGCATCGAGGCTCTGCCAACTCTTCAGGCTTCTCATGA